A single window of Pseudoduganella plicata DNA harbors:
- a CDS encoding YsnF/AvaK domain-containing protein, with the protein MSHTLAAVFDNRADADNARNALISAGIDADSVQVAAQASSTMSTSAATGTSASTSHDGSIGDSIKHFFSNLFGDDDERVVYGEAINRGNVVLTVQTATQDEVERAADIVEGFGPTDIDEYKTQWQASGWTGAESMRGTSQMGASQGASLQSDTLQSSGLQNDRLQSDGGALLQGGSQQGLSDTGSMQRAEAESQVIPVMQEELKVGKRMVQRGGVRIYQRLVETPVQESVSLREEHVNVERRPVDRQIDPSQVGAFQETSFELRENAEEAVVQKTARVVEEVVVGKEVSQRTDQIADTLRSTEVDVQQLGGMGDNGVDDDYYRGHWSTNFASMGGTFDEYAPAYRYGASMRGSDSYRGRSWEDSETTLRSNWESHNPTSAWDKFKDAVRHGWERMTS; encoded by the coding sequence ATGAGCCATACCTTAGCAGCCGTATTCGACAACCGTGCGGACGCGGATAACGCGCGGAACGCACTGATCAGCGCCGGCATCGATGCGGACTCGGTGCAGGTCGCCGCGCAGGCATCGTCCACGATGAGCACCTCCGCCGCCACGGGCACCAGCGCAAGCACATCCCACGACGGATCCATCGGCGACAGCATCAAACACTTCTTCAGCAACCTGTTCGGCGACGACGACGAACGCGTCGTCTACGGCGAGGCCATCAACCGCGGCAATGTCGTGCTGACGGTGCAGACCGCCACGCAGGACGAGGTGGAACGCGCCGCCGATATCGTGGAAGGCTTCGGTCCGACCGATATCGACGAGTACAAGACGCAGTGGCAGGCCAGCGGCTGGACGGGTGCGGAATCGATGCGCGGCACGAGCCAGATGGGCGCTTCCCAGGGCGCCAGCCTGCAGAGCGACACCCTGCAGAGCTCCGGCCTGCAGAACGACCGCCTGCAAAGCGATGGCGGTGCGCTGCTGCAAGGCGGCTCGCAACAGGGCCTGTCGGACACGGGCTCGATGCAACGCGCCGAGGCCGAGTCCCAGGTGATCCCGGTAATGCAGGAAGAGCTGAAAGTGGGCAAGCGCATGGTCCAGCGGGGCGGCGTGCGCATCTACCAGCGCCTGGTCGAAACGCCGGTGCAGGAAAGCGTCAGCCTGCGCGAGGAGCACGTCAACGTGGAACGCCGTCCGGTGGATCGCCAGATCGATCCATCGCAGGTGGGCGCTTTCCAGGAGACGTCTTTCGAGCTGCGCGAAAACGCCGAGGAAGCCGTCGTGCAGAAGACCGCCCGCGTCGTGGAGGAAGTCGTCGTCGGCAAGGAAGTGTCGCAGCGCACCGACCAGATCGCCGACACGCTGCGCAGCACGGAGGTGGACGTGCAACAGCTGGGTGGCATGGGCGACAACGGCGTGGATGACGACTACTATCGCGGCCACTGGAGCACGAACTTCGCCAGCATGGGCGGCACGTTCGACGAGTACGCACCGGCCTATCGCTACGGCGCCTCGATGCGCGGCTCGGACTCCTACCGCGGCCGTTCGTGGGAGGATTCGGAAACGACGTTGCGCAGCAACTGGGAGAGCCATAACCCCACGTCCGCATGGGACAAGTTCAAGGACGCCGTGCGTCACGGCTGGGAACGCATGACCTCCTGA
- a CDS encoding DUF6328 family protein, with protein MKADPESQQEVTDRPDMPDDGDFSDMLSEMRILLPGAQMLSAFLIVLPFNGGFRQIVQSEKYVFLATFFFALSSLILLSAPAVQHRIMRPLKNRERFKCFATRQIVAGAFALGIALVLGTNLVISEVFGHNVGLIAAGVMGTIVVVTWWLLPFWIRQKKRI; from the coding sequence ATGAAAGCCGATCCTGAATCACAGCAGGAGGTCACCGATCGTCCCGACATGCCGGACGACGGCGACTTTTCCGATATGCTCAGCGAGATGCGCATCCTGCTGCCCGGCGCGCAGATGCTGTCCGCCTTTCTCATTGTGCTGCCGTTCAATGGCGGCTTCCGCCAGATCGTCCAGTCGGAAAAATACGTATTCCTGGCCACCTTCTTCTTTGCCCTGTCCAGCCTGATCCTGCTGAGCGCCCCGGCCGTACAGCACCGCATCATGCGGCCGTTGAAGAACCGCGAGCGTTTCAAGTGCTTTGCCACGCGGCAGATCGTCGCGGGCGCGTTCGCGCTCGGCATCGCACTGGTGCTGGGGACCAACCTGGTGATTTCGGAGGTGTTCGGTCACAACGTCGGGCTGATTGCCGCCGGCGTGATGGGGACGATCGTCGTGGTGACGTGGTGGCTGCTGCCGTTCTGGATCAGGCAGAAGAAGCGGATCTGA
- the cobA gene encoding uroporphyrinogen-III C-methyltransferase yields MAAVGKVYLVGAGPGARDLITLRGARILGEADVVLYDALVTEEMLDLCHQAVLISVGKRAGQRSADQNAINAQLIECARQYGRVVRLKGGDPMLFGRADEELSALEAHGIDVEIVPGITTAVAAAAATRQPLTKRGVARSVAFFTSSTAPAHPDEPAIPSTDTLVQYMGGREAIATAQRLLDAGRRPETPVVVIENVSRPDQHISRITLATLAHGLDARHGPVLVMLGEAMAVRPNQPL; encoded by the coding sequence ATGGCAGCAGTCGGAAAAGTCTATCTTGTGGGTGCCGGTCCCGGCGCCCGCGACCTGATCACCCTGCGCGGCGCCCGCATCCTGGGCGAAGCGGACGTGGTGCTCTACGACGCTCTCGTGACGGAAGAAATGCTGGACCTGTGCCACCAGGCTGTCCTGATCTCCGTCGGCAAGCGGGCCGGCCAGCGCTCGGCCGACCAGAATGCCATCAATGCCCAGCTGATCGAATGCGCGCGGCAGTACGGGCGCGTAGTTCGGTTGAAAGGCGGCGACCCGATGCTGTTCGGCCGCGCCGACGAGGAACTGTCGGCGCTGGAAGCACACGGCATCGACGTCGAAATCGTGCCCGGCATTACGACGGCCGTCGCCGCGGCAGCCGCCACCCGGCAGCCCCTGACCAAGCGCGGCGTCGCCCGCAGCGTGGCCTTCTTCACCTCCAGCACGGCGCCGGCCCACCCGGACGAGCCGGCAATTCCCTCCACCGACACGCTGGTGCAGTACATGGGCGGGCGCGAAGCCATCGCCACCGCGCAGCGCCTCCTCGACGCGGGCCGCCGGCCCGAGACGCCCGTGGTCGTCATCGAAAACGTCAGCCGCCCCGACCAGCACATCAGCCGGATCACGCTGGCCACGCTGGCGCACGGTCTGGACGCCCGCCATGGGCCCGTCCTCGTGATGCTGGGCGAAGCGATGGCGGTCCGGCCCAACCAGCCACTGTAA
- a CDS encoding sulfate adenylyltransferase subunit 1: MNAMNENLSQRSLLRFITAGSVDDGKSTLIGRLLFDSKGIFADQLAAVSRAKHKRTVGDTIDLSLLTDGLEAEREQGITIDVAYRYFATPKRKFIIADTPGHEQYTRNMVTGASTADAVIILIDVSKVKLHDDGSVDLLIQTKRHSTIAHLLQIEHVVVAVNKMDLVNYDRTVYERIVKAYQAFAQTLGLKDITAIPLSALSGDNVVERGTNLDWYEGPTLIELLESLSVYDEAHSAPLRFPVQLVARHNGHEANDFRGYMGRIESGSVSVGDELVVQPSGHKATVKDIVTFDGSLATASAGQSVTIVLNEYVDVSRGDVLSSAAQPATLLKQVTADVCWLSEEPLDLRRKYWIKHGTKQTAAKIAKIDSILDINTQQRHDADALKLNDVARIALTVQQPLAADAYTDIRATGAFILIDEVTHQTVAAGMIRLADA; encoded by the coding sequence ATGAACGCCATGAACGAAAACCTGTCGCAGCGCTCCCTGCTGCGCTTCATCACCGCAGGCTCCGTCGACGACGGCAAGAGCACCCTGATCGGCCGCCTGCTGTTCGACAGCAAGGGCATCTTCGCCGACCAGCTGGCGGCTGTCTCGCGCGCCAAGCACAAACGCACCGTGGGCGACACGATCGACCTGTCGCTGCTGACGGACGGCCTGGAAGCGGAACGCGAACAGGGCATCACCATCGACGTGGCCTACCGCTACTTCGCCACGCCGAAGCGCAAGTTCATCATCGCCGACACGCCGGGCCACGAGCAGTACACCCGCAACATGGTGACGGGGGCTTCGACGGCCGATGCGGTCATCATCCTGATCGACGTGTCGAAGGTGAAGCTGCACGACGACGGCAGCGTGGACTTGCTGATCCAGACCAAGCGGCACTCGACCATCGCGCACCTGCTGCAGATCGAGCACGTCGTGGTTGCCGTCAACAAGATGGACCTGGTGAACTACGACCGCACCGTGTACGAACGCATCGTCAAGGCCTATCAGGCATTCGCGCAGACGCTGGGGCTGAAGGACATCACCGCCATTCCGCTGTCGGCCCTGTCCGGCGACAACGTCGTCGAGCGCGGCACGAACCTGGACTGGTACGAAGGCCCGACCCTGATCGAGCTGCTCGAATCGCTGTCCGTCTACGACGAGGCGCACAGCGCGCCGCTGCGCTTCCCGGTGCAGCTGGTGGCCCGTCACAACGGCCACGAAGCCAACGACTTCCGCGGCTACATGGGCCGCATCGAATCGGGCAGCGTGTCCGTCGGCGACGAACTGGTCGTGCAGCCTTCGGGCCACAAGGCCACCGTCAAGGACATCGTCACGTTCGACGGCAGCCTGGCGACGGCCAGCGCCGGCCAGTCGGTCACCATCGTGCTGAACGAATACGTGGACGTTTCGCGCGGCGATGTCCTGTCGTCCGCCGCCCAGCCGGCCACGCTGCTGAAACAGGTCACGGCCGATGTCTGCTGGCTGTCCGAGGAACCGCTGGACCTGCGCCGCAAATACTGGATCAAGCACGGTACGAAGCAGACGGCGGCAAAGATCGCCAAAATCGACTCGATCCTTGACATCAATACGCAGCAACGGCACGATGCGGATGCGTTGAAGCTGAACGACGTGGCGCGGATCGCGCTGACCGTGCAGCAGCCGCTGGCAGCGGATGCCTATACCGACATCCGCGCCACCGGCGCCTTCATCCTGATCGATGAAGTCACGCACCAGACGGTGGCCGCGGGGATGATCCGGCTGGCCGACGCATAA
- the cysD gene encoding sulfate adenylyltransferase subunit CysD, with protein MNAPDITADGILGELNARHLDALESEAIHILREVAAECSNPALLFSGGKDSVVLLRLAEKAFRPGKFPFPLVHIDTGHNFAEVIEFRDRRVAELGERLIVGLVEESIRKGTVRLRNPQTDSRNAAQAVTLLETIAEHGFDACIGGARRDEEKARAKERIFSFRDEFGQWDPKAQRPELWDLYNTRVHPGENMRVFPISNWTELDVWQYIAREQLALPSIYFAHERQVIARNGLLVPLTDLTPPREGEAVETQVVRFRTVGDISCTCPVSSDAADVAAIIAETAVTQITERGATRMDDQTSEASMEKRKKAGYF; from the coding sequence ATGAACGCACCTGACATTACCGCCGACGGCATCCTGGGCGAACTCAACGCGCGCCACCTGGACGCACTGGAATCGGAAGCCATCCACATCCTGCGCGAAGTCGCGGCCGAATGCAGCAACCCTGCCCTGCTGTTCTCGGGCGGGAAGGACTCGGTCGTCCTGCTGCGCCTGGCCGAGAAGGCTTTCCGCCCCGGCAAATTCCCGTTTCCGCTGGTGCACATCGATACGGGCCACAACTTCGCCGAAGTCATCGAGTTCCGCGACCGCCGCGTGGCTGAACTGGGTGAGCGCCTGATCGTCGGTTTGGTCGAAGAGTCGATCAGGAAAGGCACCGTGCGCCTGCGTAATCCGCAAACGGATTCGCGCAATGCCGCCCAGGCCGTGACGCTGCTGGAGACGATCGCCGAACACGGCTTCGACGCCTGCATCGGCGGCGCCCGCCGCGACGAGGAAAAGGCCCGCGCCAAGGAGCGCATCTTCTCGTTCCGCGACGAATTCGGCCAGTGGGATCCGAAGGCGCAGCGCCCCGAACTGTGGGACCTGTATAACACCCGCGTCCACCCGGGCGAGAACATGCGCGTGTTCCCGATCTCGAACTGGACGGAGCTGGACGTGTGGCAGTACATCGCCCGCGAACAACTGGCGCTGCCGTCGATTTACTTCGCGCACGAACGCCAAGTCATTGCGCGCAACGGCCTGCTGGTGCCCCTGACGGACCTGACGCCGCCGCGCGAAGGCGAAGCGGTGGAGACGCAGGTGGTGCGCTTCCGCACCGTTGGCGACATCTCGTGCACGTGCCCCGTGTCGTCCGACGCGGCGGACGTGGCGGCGATCATCGCAGAGACGGCCGTCACGCAGATCACTGAACGGGGCGCCACGCGGATGGACGACCAGACCTCCGAAGCCTCGATGGAAAAACGCAAGAAAGCGGGATACTTCTGA
- a CDS encoding phosphoadenylyl-sulfate reductase — protein sequence MSNLDTLVADTLQTLERIAAEYSPAVFASSLAAEDMVLTDLILKNRLGIGIFSLETGRLHKETLAMLDKVKERYGYDIALFRPQQEAVDGYVTQHGLNAFYDSVEMRRECCRIRKVEPLGRALAGNKAWITGQRRAQAATRSSLAVHEDDPAHLMDKFNPLADWSEQDVWDYLRIHDVPVNALHAQGFPSIGCEPCTRAIEPGEDVRAGRWWWENPESKECGLHVVDGKLIRIKSVAA from the coding sequence ATGAGCAACCTGGATACGCTGGTCGCCGACACGCTGCAAACGCTCGAACGCATCGCGGCCGAATACTCGCCGGCCGTCTTTGCCTCCAGCCTGGCGGCCGAGGACATGGTACTGACGGACCTGATCCTGAAGAACCGCCTGGGTATCGGCATCTTCTCGCTGGAGACGGGCCGGCTGCACAAGGAAACGCTGGCCATGCTGGACAAGGTCAAGGAACGCTATGGCTACGACATCGCGCTGTTCCGCCCGCAGCAGGAAGCGGTGGATGGCTACGTAACGCAGCATGGCCTGAACGCCTTCTACGACAGCGTGGAGATGCGCCGCGAATGCTGCCGCATCCGCAAGGTCGAACCGCTGGGGCGCGCCCTGGCTGGCAACAAGGCCTGGATCACGGGCCAGCGCCGCGCGCAAGCGGCCACCCGTTCCAGCCTCGCGGTGCACGAGGACGACCCGGCCCACCTGATGGACAAGTTCAATCCGCTGGCCGACTGGTCGGAACAGGATGTGTGGGATTACCTGCGCATCCACGACGTGCCGGTCAACGCGCTGCATGCGCAAGGCTTCCCGTCGATCGGCTGCGAGCCCTGCACCCGCGCGATCGAGCCTGGCGAGGACGTGCGCGCCGGCCGCTGGTGGTGGGAGAATCCCGAGTCGAAGGAATGCGGGCTGCACGTCGTTGACGGCAAACTCATACGCATCAAATCCGTGGCCGCTTAG
- a CDS encoding DUF934 domain-containing protein produces the protein MPDQRIIKGREIVADDWTLLRLAEGVDAATVDVPPGKVIVPLKTWQAQKGTLAARADIGVWLAPDERPEELKGELDRFGVIAIDFPKFTDGRGYSLAYNLRMRLGYTGELRAIGDVLRDQLFQMKRCGFDAYATRPDRSIEDALKGLTVFSETYQASVDEHRPLFRRAARNTPAEHKDVGAGI, from the coding sequence ATGCCTGATCAACGCATCATCAAGGGCCGCGAGATCGTGGCCGACGACTGGACCCTGCTGCGCCTCGCCGAAGGCGTCGACGCCGCGACGGTCGACGTCCCGCCTGGCAAGGTCATCGTGCCCCTGAAAACCTGGCAGGCGCAAAAAGGTACGCTGGCGGCCCGTGCCGACATCGGCGTCTGGCTCGCGCCGGACGAGCGCCCCGAAGAACTGAAGGGCGAGCTGGACAGGTTTGGCGTCATCGCCATCGACTTCCCGAAGTTCACGGATGGCCGCGGCTACTCGCTGGCCTACAACCTGCGCATGCGCCTCGGCTACACGGGCGAACTGCGCGCCATCGGCGACGTGCTGCGCGACCAGCTGTTCCAGATGAAGCGCTGCGGCTTCGATGCCTATGCCACGCGCCCGGACCGCAGCATCGAGGATGCGCTGAAAGGCCTGACCGTGTTTTCGGAAACGTACCAGGCATCCGTCGACGAGCACCGTCCGCTGTTCCGCCGTGCCGCCCGTAACACGCCCGCCGAACACAAAGACGTTGGCGCGGGCATCTGA
- a CDS encoding nitrite/sulfite reductase codes for MYQYDQYDHLIVRERIAQYRDQVQRRLGGELTEEEFLPLRLQNGLYMQRHAYMLRIAVPYGLLASKQMRMFAHIARRYDRGYGHFTTRQNIQFNWIELEQTPDILAELASVEMHAIQTSGNCIRNVTADEFAGVAADEIVDPRPYAEVLRQWSTFHPEFIALPRKFKVAINGALEDRAAIAVHDIGLTAVRNEAGEIGFKVMVGGGMGRTPILGSVIREFLPREHLLTYTEAIMRVYNQYGRRDNKYKARIKILVKAIGIEEFARQVEEEWADLKGNAETLTLEEMERIIAYFQPHSYATLPAIDPLAEHADNKAFANWLKRNVKPHKVPGYAAVVLSLKKTGVPPGDATAEQMDFMADLADRYSFGELRVTHEQNIVLADVEQRQLFKLWQEAKAHGLATPNIGLLTDMICCPGGDFCSLANAKSIPIAAAIAERFDHLDFLHDIGEIELNMSGCINACGHHHVGHIGILGVDKDGSEWYQVSIGGAQGNHSAIGKIIGPSFSAQQMPEVIGRLLQVYVRERLEHERFIDTAQRLGIAPFKEHVYATPIATAGRLVGEDEYA; via the coding sequence ATGTACCAATACGACCAATATGACCATCTCATCGTGCGCGAACGCATCGCGCAGTACCGCGACCAGGTACAGCGCCGCCTCGGTGGTGAGCTGACGGAAGAGGAATTCCTGCCGCTACGCCTGCAGAACGGCCTGTACATGCAGCGCCATGCCTACATGCTGCGCATCGCCGTGCCCTATGGCCTGCTGGCCTCGAAACAGATGCGCATGTTCGCGCACATCGCGCGCAGGTACGACCGTGGCTACGGCCACTTCACGACGCGCCAGAACATCCAGTTCAACTGGATCGAGCTGGAACAGACGCCGGACATCCTCGCCGAACTGGCCTCTGTCGAGATGCATGCGATCCAGACGTCGGGCAACTGCATCCGTAACGTCACCGCCGACGAATTCGCCGGCGTGGCGGCCGACGAAATCGTCGATCCCCGTCCATATGCCGAAGTGCTGCGTCAGTGGTCGACCTTCCACCCGGAGTTCATCGCCCTGCCCCGCAAGTTCAAGGTCGCGATCAACGGCGCCCTGGAGGACCGCGCAGCGATCGCCGTGCACGACATCGGCCTGACGGCGGTGCGCAACGAGGCCGGCGAGATCGGCTTCAAGGTCATGGTCGGCGGCGGCATGGGCCGCACGCCGATCCTGGGCAGCGTGATCCGCGAGTTCCTGCCGCGCGAACATCTGCTGACGTACACGGAAGCGATCATGCGCGTGTATAACCAGTACGGCCGCCGCGACAACAAGTACAAGGCGCGCATCAAGATCCTCGTGAAAGCCATCGGCATCGAGGAATTCGCGCGCCAGGTCGAAGAGGAATGGGCCGACCTGAAAGGCAATGCCGAGACGCTGACCCTGGAAGAGATGGAGCGCATCATCGCCTACTTCCAGCCGCATTCGTATGCGACGCTGCCGGCCATCGATCCGCTGGCGGAACACGCCGACAACAAGGCCTTCGCCAACTGGCTGAAGCGCAATGTCAAGCCGCACAAGGTGCCCGGCTACGCGGCCGTCGTGCTGTCGCTGAAGAAAACCGGCGTGCCGCCGGGCGACGCCACGGCCGAACAGATGGACTTCATGGCCGACCTGGCCGACCGCTACAGCTTCGGCGAACTGCGCGTCACGCACGAACAGAACATCGTGCTGGCGGACGTGGAACAGCGCCAGCTGTTCAAGCTGTGGCAGGAAGCCAAGGCACACGGCCTGGCCACGCCGAACATCGGCCTGCTGACCGACATGATCTGCTGCCCGGGCGGCGACTTCTGCTCGCTGGCCAACGCAAAATCGATTCCGATCGCCGCCGCCATCGCGGAGCGCTTCGACCACCTCGACTTCCTGCACGATATCGGGGAGATCGAACTGAACATGAGCGGCTGCATCAACGCCTGCGGCCACCACCACGTGGGCCATATCGGGATCCTGGGCGTCGACAAGGACGGCAGCGAATGGTATCAGGTGTCGATCGGCGGCGCGCAGGGCAACCACTCCGCCATCGGCAAGATCATCGGCCCGTCGTTCTCGGCGCAGCAGATGCCGGAAGTGATCGGCCGCCTGCTGCAGGTGTATGTGCGCGAACGCCTGGAACACGAACGCTTCATCGACACGGCGCAGCGCCTCGGCATCGCCCCATTCAAGGAACATGTTTATGCCACGCCGATCGCCACTGCCGGCCGCCTGGTAGGAGAAGACGAATATGCCTGA
- a CDS encoding CysB family HTH-type transcriptional regulator, giving the protein MNLHQLRFVREAVRQNYNLTDAAKALFTSQPGVSKAIIELEEELGVDIFTRHGKRIRGLTEPGRLVLESVELIMQEIDSLKRIGKEYAAQDSGSFTIATTHTQARYTLPKVVQAFMVKFPKVRLSLLQGNPRQIAEMVQRDQADLAIATESIAGVDNLVTLPCYQWEHVVVVTPDHPLLKSKSVTLEEIAAFPVITYDSAFAGRSKIDHAFSLRGLKPDVLLEAIDADVIKTYVELGMGIGIIAGMAFDAERDRNLRAISVGHLFGMNVSRVAVKQGAYLRSYIYTFIELLAPTLNRKLIEQAMRGEHENYEL; this is encoded by the coding sequence ATGAACCTTCACCAACTCCGCTTCGTACGGGAAGCCGTACGCCAGAACTACAACCTGACCGATGCCGCCAAGGCGCTGTTCACGTCGCAACCGGGCGTGTCCAAGGCGATCATCGAGCTGGAGGAAGAGCTGGGTGTGGATATCTTTACCCGCCATGGCAAGCGCATCCGTGGCCTGACGGAGCCGGGCCGCCTTGTGCTGGAGTCCGTCGAGCTGATCATGCAGGAGATCGACAGCCTGAAACGCATCGGCAAGGAATACGCCGCCCAGGACAGCGGCAGCTTCACGATCGCCACCACGCACACCCAGGCCCGCTATACGCTGCCGAAGGTCGTCCAGGCGTTCATGGTGAAGTTCCCGAAGGTTCGGTTGTCTTTATTGCAAGGCAATCCGCGCCAGATCGCGGAAATGGTGCAGCGCGACCAGGCCGACCTGGCGATCGCCACGGAATCGATCGCCGGCGTCGACAACCTCGTCACGCTGCCGTGCTACCAGTGGGAGCACGTCGTGGTCGTCACGCCGGATCATCCGCTGCTCAAGTCGAAGTCGGTAACGCTGGAAGAGATCGCCGCGTTCCCCGTCATCACCTATGACAGCGCCTTTGCCGGGCGCAGCAAGATCGACCATGCATTCTCTCTGCGCGGCCTGAAGCCGGATGTGCTGCTGGAAGCCATCGACGCGGACGTCATCAAGACGTACGTGGAGCTGGGCATGGGCATCGGCATCATTGCCGGCATGGCGTTCGACGCGGAGCGCGACCGCAATCTGCGGGCAATCTCCGTGGGCCACCTGTTCGGCATGAATGTGTCGCGCGTGGCCGTCAAGCAGGGCGCATATCTGCGCTCCTATATATATACCTTTATCGAATTATTGGCCCCGACACTGAACCGCAAGCTGATCGAGCAGGCGATGCGGGGCGAACACGAGAACTACGAGCTGTAA
- a CDS encoding class I SAM-dependent methyltransferase, whose product MINQDLNTYYTNTAAELENAYNEPERQDDLEAIAERVADLLDGHTVLELACGTGYWTRRIAASADSVHAIDINETLLALAREETPDNATYAQGDAFDLPAAVGQYTAVFAAGWWSHVRREQAEKYLAHLRAQLGKDVLLVLVDNCYVEGSTTVTARTDLEGNTFQLRQVGSERFEVMENFPTDSYLRKKFAGAVREIRVRRNDHYWLLTGRLK is encoded by the coding sequence ATGATCAACCAAGACCTGAATACTTACTACACCAACACCGCGGCCGAACTGGAAAACGCCTACAACGAGCCGGAGCGCCAGGACGACCTGGAAGCGATTGCCGAGCGCGTTGCCGACCTGCTGGACGGCCACACCGTGCTGGAGCTGGCGTGCGGCACGGGGTACTGGACGCGGCGCATCGCCGCATCGGCCGACTCGGTGCACGCCATCGACATCAACGAGACGCTGCTGGCGCTGGCCCGCGAGGAAACCCCGGACAACGCGACGTACGCTCAGGGCGATGCGTTCGACCTGCCGGCAGCCGTCGGCCAGTACACGGCCGTGTTTGCCGCTGGCTGGTGGTCGCACGTGCGCCGCGAGCAGGCGGAAAAATACCTGGCGCACCTGCGCGCGCAGCTGGGCAAGGACGTGCTGCTGGTCCTGGTGGACAACTGCTATGTGGAAGGCAGCACCACGGTGACGGCGCGCACGGACCTGGAAGGGAACACGTTCCAGCTGCGCCAGGTGGGCAGCGAGCGCTTCGAAGTCATGGAGAATTTCCCGACTGACAGCTACCTGCGCAAGAAATTCGCCGGCGCCGTGCGCGAGATCCGCGTGCGTCGCAACGACCACTATTGGCTGCTGACCGGACGCCTGAAGTAA